Part of the Varibaculum massiliense genome is shown below.
GGGGATAAAGAAATCGTCGCTGACCAAAAAGACAAGGTTAGTTTCGTTATTGTTCCGGAGGTCAGTCGGCATGCCAAGCTCACTACCAATGACAATGCCGTGGCTGACTGGGTAAACAAGAGTAAAGAAGCCGTTGAGGTAAAAAAGGTTAACGGCCAGCGCCTGGTTAATAGCGCGGGAAAGGTACTAAGAACTAAAACCGCATCAAAGGATGGAGTCACCGTTACTAACGGTGACCAGTTGGCAAAAGAAATCGCCAGTAACTTTGCTGCGGGGAAAGACAGCTCCCTTGCCTTCGAGACTAAAGTCGATAAAGCCAGTAATGAAGATAAGCTCATTGCCGATGGGGCGGAAAACCTGGCTTATCTAGCAGCGCCCGGAGAAAAATGGATTGATGTGAATCTTTCTAACTACACGGTTACCGGATATGAGGGAACCACGGTGGCAGTAGCGCCGACCAGCATGGTTCCCGGAGCTCCCGCTACCCCGACGATTAAAGGAACTTTTGCCATCCAACGCAAACTACGATTCGACACCATGCGGGGATTTAATACAGACGGCACCCGCTATGTGACACCGAACGTCCCCTATGCTATGTACTTTTCCGGAGGATACGCCCTCCACGGAGCACCCTGGCGCAGTTCCTTTGGCTGGGGAGACCCCCGTGGATCCCACGGCTGCGTAAATATGCCAGTTTCTGAAGCCGGCGAGTTCTATAATTGGGCGCCTATTGGCACCCCGGTAGTCGTGCACCATTAAAGGGCATCCGGTGCCCCACCCCGGCATCGAGGGAACTCCCGACCAGTGCTCCTATCAGCTGCTGTTAGCTGCCGGTTCTCTAGTTGGATAGCAGCCAGGAAATAATCAGATTGCCAGAGGCGCGCAGCCCATCGTGGTGCCAGTCTGGTTTTTCTAAGATATTGGCTCCCATAACCCTGCCGGTGTTTAGCGACAGGGTGCGGGGAACGAAAATATCGTCCCGGTAAACCACCGCATGTACCGGCACCTGGTTTTCCGCCAGTTTCTGCGGGTCATAGAGTACCGGCCAGTCAGTTTCTGCCGCCAAATCATCTGCTAGATTAGCTAGGGGTTTCAGCGCCGGATCTTGCGCAAAGACCCAGCTACCAAAGTGTTCCCCGGTCAGATAATAGGGTTTCCCCCAGTCGAGAGGATCGGCGTTTTGCGCGAACCCGGGAGCATTTGCGCGAATCCGATCTGCTGCCCAGGCAGTCGGCTCAACTTCGCTTTGCGGCACCGCATTCCCGTAAATAGTTTCATGCAGGAGGGCGTAGAGGGGATCTAGAGCAAAACTGACCCGGCTTCCGACTTGCCCTAAAAATTCTTGGGTGAGGTGGCGCTTGCCTCCGGTCTGCACAAAAGGCGCCTCGAAAAGGTAGCGCAGATTTTCAAGACCGTAGGTGCGTCCCAGCTCCAGGCCTACCTGCCGAATTCGATTGGGGGTAAGTTTTTCTCCATTAGGCAGGTATTCATCGCGCTCTAGCACGTGCGCACAGGTTTGGCGGACTGCTTCTTCCATTCCGGGCAAGGCGTAGAACTCGCGGCAACGCCGGGCGGTAGCCGCAAACGTGCGCTCATAGATGCGGTTAACCTTGGTTAGTCCCGGCAGTCCTCCGGTGATATAGGCTTTTTCGATGGCCTCCGGAAAGCGGGAAAGATAGGCGGTAATAATAAACCCGCCGAAACTTTGCCCCATGACTGTCCACTTTTTTATTCCTAGGGCGCGGCGCAGCGCTTCCGCGTCCCCTACGATCTGGTCAGCGCGCATTAGCCGCAGCCAGGCTCCGGCGCGAGACCCCAATGCGGGAATAGTAACGTTATCAAGCGGGGTGGAACGCCCAGTCCCCCGCTGGTCAAGCATGATAATCCGGTATTTTTCCAGGGCAGCTCCGAACCAGGGGGAAGACCAATCGGCCGGGCGAGACCCCTTACATCCGGGACCGCCTTGGAAAAAGATCAGGTAGGGACGGTTTTCATCATCGTCGCGGGCGATTTCGCGGGTATAAATCTGGATATTGGTTTTCTGGATTTCGGCGTCTACCCAAGGGGGTAGAAACTGGTTGTCTGAATCCGAAATGTTGGAGTTTTTCTGCGATTTTGGCCGGGCTAGTTCTCCGGGAGTAACCGCAAACAGCTCGCTTTGTACCCCGCTGTCCTGCTCATCTGCCCCTCGCGCCAGGTTTACTACCGGGTTTTTCGCCGAGTCCGGGTACAGGTTTAGCGCCACTTCTGGGTGGTAGAGGGGTACAGTCAGGACGTGTTCGCGGATTAGGTAACGTCCCTGGCGATACTCCTTGGGGTTAGGGTTTTGTTCTAATTGCGGATAAAGAGGGCGCGCTGGCGCTGCTGCGGGAGCGACCGGTTTTTGCTGGCCGCTAGTTTCGCGGGAGTCTTCTGGATGTAGGTATTTTGCGGATTTAGCAGCGTCCTCACCTGGTGTATGGGAAGTTCGTTCACTGGTCCCCTCCTTTCCAGATTTCCAGCCTGGTCCTAACTGTTTCTCGCTGGGGGTACCTGACTGATAGGCTCTCGCTACTGCCTGCGCATGACTGTCCGCTTGCTCATTAAGCGGGTGACCGGCGTGTCCTTTTACCCATTCGAATCTGACTTTTCCCCTTCTACTGGGGTCAGATAGCAGCTGGTCTAGGCGTTTCACCACTTCTAGGTTGGCTACTGGTTTGCCACCGCCGGTTTTCCAGCCTTTTTTCTTCCAACCGAACCGCCATTTGGTCAAAATGTTAATCACGTATTGGGAGTCCGCCTGGATCAATAAATCATCGGCTATTCCGGCAGTTTCGGTGAGTAGATCGGCTACTGCCATCAGCTCTGCCTGGTTATTAGTTCCCCGGGTAAAACCGCCGGCTCGCCAACATTCAGGTGACAGGTACCAACACCAGCCGCCGGCACCGGGATTGCCGAGGGAGGAACCATCTGTTGCTGCGATAATCATCTGCAATCTCCTTACTGCACACTTGGCAAATCAAAATAACCTGGGGACGCCGGTCGGCGTCCCCAGGTTATCAGTACCAGTATCAGATCTATCGCTCAGGCAAGGCATTTGTCTGCCGAGCCCGCTAAATGGCTGGCAGCTTTAAAAATCAGTGACGGACTTGCTGTCAGCCGTGATTAACCGCCTAGTGCCAGAAATGGCGGGTACCGGTCAGGTAGAGGGTTACCCCTGCCTCCTGGCAGGCTTTGATGGTTTCTTCATCACGAATCGAACCCCCTGGCTGCACAATCGCTTTTACGCCCGCATCAATCAGGGTTTGAGGACCATCCGCAAAGGGGAAGAAAGCATCAGAGGCGGCCACCGAGCCGCGTGCCCGCTCGGGAGCGGCCTCGCCTTCCGGCGCCTGTCCCAAGATGTTGGCGCGTTGAACCGCCAGAGCACAAGAATCAACGCGGTTAACTTGCCCCATGCCAATGCCGACCGTGGCCTGATCCTTTGCCAGCAAAATAGCATTCGATTTCACTGCCCGCACGGTCTTCCACGCAAAGGCTAGGTCAGCTAGGGTTTGTTCATCTGCTACCTGTCCCGCGGCCAATTTCCAGTTTTCTGGATTATCTCCCTCGGCCTGCAGGCGGTCACGAGTTTGCGCCAACACTCCCCCGCTGATCTGCCGGAACTCCCATTCCACTGGAGCATCCGCATCAATCCGCAAAATCCGCAGATTCTTCTTAGTTTGCAGCAGCTCAAGCGCCTCTGCTTCATATTCGGGGGCAATAATCACTTCGGTGAAAATCGGTTTCACCTGCTGCGCCATCTTTAGTGTCACTTCACGGTTACAGGCAATCACCCCGCCATAGGCCGACAGCGGATCGCAGCCGTGCGCCAGCAGATGTGCCTTTGCTACGTCCTCAGCAACTGCAATCCCGCAGGGGTTGGCGTGTTTGATTACCGCCACGCAAGGCTCGCTATGGTCGGTGGCAGCCCGCCAAGCCGCATCAGCGTCAGTGTAGTTGTTATAACTCATCGGCTTGCCACCCAGCTGTTCTGCCTGTGCCAGACCGCCTTCTTCATCGGTGAAGCGGTAGACCGCGGCCTCTTGATGCGGGTTTTCCCCGTAGCGCAAGCTGTACAGTTCCTTGAGCTGCGGTTTCCACTCTTCCAGGTTAGGCAGGGCGCTGCTGGTGGTAGCCGCGTCCTCGCCCTGGAGTTGCTTAGCAAACCAGGAAGAAATCTGGGTGTCGTAAATAGCGGTGTGGTTAAAAGCCTTAGCAGCAAGTTCGCGGCGCTCCTCGGCAGTGAAGCCCCCGCGCTGCAAAGCAGCCGCTAGATCATCATAGGAGCTGGGATCAACGATCACTGCCACATCGGCGTGATTCTTGGCGGCCGCCCGAATCATCGAGGGACCTCCAATATCGATTTTTTCGATGCAATCCGCAAACCCCGCACCGGAAGCCACCGTGTCCGCGAAGGGGTAAAGATTGCAAACCACCAGGTCAATCGGGGTTA
Proteins encoded:
- a CDS encoding alpha/beta fold hydrolase — protein: MIIAATDGSSLGNPGAGGWCWYLSPECWRAGGFTRGTNNQAELMAVADLLTETAGIADDLLIQADSQYVINILTKWRFGWKKKGWKTGGGKPVANLEVVKRLDQLLSDPSRRGKVRFEWVKGHAGHPLNEQADSHAQAVARAYQSGTPSEKQLGPGWKSGKEGTSERTSHTPGEDAAKSAKYLHPEDSRETSGQQKPVAPAAAPARPLYPQLEQNPNPKEYRQGRYLIREHVLTVPLYHPEVALNLYPDSAKNPVVNLARGADEQDSGVQSELFAVTPGELARPKSQKNSNISDSDNQFLPPWVDAEIQKTNIQIYTREIARDDDENRPYLIFFQGGPGCKGSRPADWSSPWFGAALEKYRIIMLDQRGTGRSTPLDNVTIPALGSRAGAWLRLMRADQIVGDAEALRRALGIKKWTVMGQSFGGFIITAYLSRFPEAIEKAYITGGLPGLTKVNRIYERTFAATARRCREFYALPGMEEAVRQTCAHVLERDEYLPNGEKLTPNRIRQVGLELGRTYGLENLRYLFEAPFVQTGGKRHLTQEFLGQVGSRVSFALDPLYALLHETIYGNAVPQSEVEPTAWAADRIRANAPGFAQNADPLDWGKPYYLTGEHFGSWVFAQDPALKPLANLADDLAAETDWPVLYDPQKLAENQVPVHAVVYRDDIFVPRTLSLNTGRVMGANILEKPDWHHDGLRASGNLIISWLLSN
- a CDS encoding L,D-transpeptidase is translated as MSKKTKITIVAVAAALVTIIAAFAIYVSYYAVGKKALPGTKVGEVKVSGLTAKQIKKQLDTAETKYRVTFSGHGVNGKSLTPKEIGYQVDSAETARKATARSSAFSYVTSLFTSRRIPIKHQVNAQVTSKLSHELTKDIKGSKPVTEPSVQLNAEGTGFKAIPGKDGFGADTKRLLAGADKVMASQKNQKMPLTMGAVKPLVDIKLAQQLADAAEKFIQPQVTIKVGDKEIVADQKDKVSFVIVPEVSRHAKLTTNDNAVADWVNKSKEAVEVKKVNGQRLVNSAGKVLRTKTASKDGVTVTNGDQLAKEIASNFAAGKDSSLAFETKVDKASNEDKLIADGAENLAYLAAPGEKWIDVNLSNYTVTGYEGTTVAVAPTSMVPGAPATPTIKGTFAIQRKLRFDTMRGFNTDGTRYVTPNVPYAMYFSGGYALHGAPWRSSFGWGDPRGSHGCVNMPVSEAGEFYNWAPIGTPVVVHH
- the purH gene encoding bifunctional phosphoribosylaminoimidazolecarboxamide formyltransferase/IMP cyclohydrolase, yielding MSEIKPIKRALVSVYDKTGLDKLAKSLQAAGVEIISTGSTAHQIAAAGVEVTEVSQVTGFPECLDGRVKTLHPLIHAGILANRELPAHVAQLEELKVTPIDLVVCNLYPFADTVASGAGFADCIEKIDIGGPSMIRAAAKNHADVAVIVDPSSYDDLAAALQRGGFTAEERRELAAKAFNHTAIYDTQISSWFAKQLQGEDAATTSSALPNLEEWKPQLKELYSLRYGENPHQEAAVYRFTDEEGGLAQAEQLGGKPMSYNNYTDADAAWRAATDHSEPCVAVIKHANPCGIAVAEDVAKAHLLAHGCDPLSAYGGVIACNREVTLKMAQQVKPIFTEVIIAPEYEAEALELLQTKKNLRILRIDADAPVEWEFRQISGGVLAQTRDRLQAEGDNPENWKLAAGQVADEQTLADLAFAWKTVRAVKSNAILLAKDQATVGIGMGQVNRVDSCALAVQRANILGQAPEGEAAPERARGSVAASDAFFPFADGPQTLIDAGVKAIVQPGGSIRDEETIKACQEAGVTLYLTGTRHFWH